Within Phycisphaerae bacterium, the genomic segment GTCAAGGGCGGGCAACCGGTCGCTCTGCCCGAGTTCGACCAGGGCGGCGCGGAATACGTCGTAGAACTCAGCCATGTGACCGGCCGGATTCGTCGTCAGGAACAGGCCCGCGCCCGGTTTGGCGACGCGATGCAATTCGCGCATCACCGCGTCAACATCCGCGAAGTTGTTGACGCCGAGGTTCGAGACGATCACGTTAACTGACGAATCCGGCAGATCGAGCGCAGCGGCGTCCTGTTCGAGCAGGACAACATTGTCTAAACCCAGGTGCGCCAGCTTGCGGCGAAGCCGGGCCATGGCCGC encodes:
- a CDS encoding methyltransferase domain-containing protein, giving the protein MDYSCPEYGDLYDELPLWSAPFGLRLLDRVPIRPGLTILDVGAGTGFLTLELAQRCGSTSRVIAVDPWTAAMARLRRKLAHLGLDNVVLLEQDAAALDLPDSSVNVIVSNLGVNNFADVDAVMRELHRVAKPGAGLFLTTNPAGHMAEFYDVFRAALVELGQSDRLPALD